The following proteins come from a genomic window of Malus sylvestris chromosome 4, drMalSylv7.2, whole genome shotgun sequence:
- the LOC126617928 gene encoding pentatricopeptide repeat-containing protein At2g32630-like isoform X1, with amino-acid sequence MSSHKAFKTLKKVFPAEPTFISNQETAEKIVKTLIKSGIQPLKSTSSSLLSSLNPHITNLVLSNPLVLPHSCVKLFNFLQKNPSHKHNLKSHVTLLCRLYQARKFAQMKIVLNVIVTNDNLRCPVSEIASLIEEGPNGMKFAGTLCDMLFRVYAENKMVEEAIGVFDYVGRNGIEIGERSCVVLLLALRKCGRVDSCWRFFDRMVKNGVRITVLTYNTILKAYIGRKDFGGVSEVLRLMEKDGVGYNVVTSTLLIDLFGSSERIEDAQKVFEEMPERGIEPDLYVYTSIINCYCKAGNMERALFLLSECNQRGFAPNEHTYGVLINGACKAGQMEMADILVNEMQSKGIDVNQVVLHTLMDGYCKKGMMDEALKLRDVMEKKGFQFDVFTYSTIASGLCKLNRNEEAKALLFTVEERGVTPNAVCFTILIDIFCKEGNLDEAKRVFNDMKRKGERPNTVTYNALIDGYSKNGYMNKARKLKKEMEDKGLRPNTRTLNTLIHGECVDGKVDEALKLFREMPRRNLTRNVVTYTTMISGLSKNGRTHEALKLYDEMEKAGLTPDKRLYRLYRSLVDLVGVAEREELS; translated from the coding sequence ATGTCTTCTCATAAAGCCTTCAAAACGTTGAAGAAAGTCTTCCCCGCAGAGCCCACGTTCATATCGAACCAAGAAACCGCCGAGAAGATTGTCAAAACCCTAATCAAATCAGGCATTCAACCCCTCAAATCAACATCATCATCTCTGCTCTCCAGTCTCAATCCCCACATAACAAACCTAGTCCTCTCAAACCCACTCGTCCTACCACATTCTTGCGTAAAATTATTCAACTTTCTCCAGAAAAATCCATCCCACAAACACAATCTTAAATCCCACGTTACCCTCCTTTGCAGACTTTATCAAGCTAGAAAATTTGCCCAGATGAAGATTGTACTGAATGTTATTGTCACGAATGATAATCTTCGATGCCCGGTTTCCGAAATTGCGTCTCTGATTGAGGAGGGGCCTAATGGGATGAAATTTGCTGGGACATTGTGCGATATGCTGTTCCGGGTTTATGCAGAAAACAAAATGGTTGAGGAAGCTATTGGGGTTTTTGATTATGTGGGCAGGAATGGGATTGAGATTGGAGAAAGGTCCTGCGTTGTGCTTTTGCTTGCATTGAGGAAATGTGGTCGGGTGGATTCATGTTGGAGGTTCTTCGATCGAATGGTCAAAAACGGTGTTCGAATCACGGTTCTTACATATAACACAATTTTGAAAGCATACATTGGAAGGAAGGATTTTGGGGGCGTTAGTGAGGTTCTGAGGTTGATGGAAAAGGATGGTGTGGGTTATAATGTGGTGACATCCACGCTTTTGATTGATTTGTTTGGTAGTTCTGAGAGGATTGAGGATGCTCAAAAGGTGTTTGAGGAAATGCCTGAGAGAGGGATAGAACCAGATTTGTATGTTTATACCTCGATTATTAATTGCTATTGTAAAGCGGGAAATATGGAGAGGGCGTTGTTTCTGCTCAGTGAATGTAATCAAAGGGGGTTTGCACCAAATGAGCATACTTACGGGGTATTGATTAATGGTGCGTGCAAGGCAGGGCAGATGGAGATGGCGGACATCTTGGTGAATGAGATGCAGAGTAAAGGCATTGACGTAAACCAAGTGGTGTTGCATACACTAATGGACGGGTACTGCAAAAAGGGGATGATGGATGAAGCTCTGAAGCTGCGGGATGTCATGGAAAAGAAAGGGTTTCAATTTGATGTGTTTACGTACAGCACTATAGCTAGCGGATTGTGTAAATTGAACAGAAATGAAGAGGCAAAGGCTTTGTTGTTCACAGTGGAAGAAAGAGGCGTGACTCCAAACGCCGTGTGTTTCACTATTCTGATTGATATATTCTGCAAGGAAGGAAACTTAGACGAAGCAAAACGGGTATTCAATGATATGAAAAGGAAGGGAGAGAGACCTAACACTGTCACATACAATGCTCTAATTGACGGGTATAGCAAGAACGGTTACATGAACAAAGCTCGTAAGCTAAAGAAGGAGATGGAAGACAAAGGCCTGAGGCCTAATACACGTACGTTGAATACACTTATACATGGCGAATGTGTTGACGGCAAGGTGGATGAGGCACTGAAATTATTTCGTGAGATGCCTCGGAGGAATTTAACTCGCAATGTTGTCACATATACAACTATGATTTCAGGTTTGTCGAAGAATGGGAGAACACACGAAGctcttaaattgtatgatgagATGGAAAAAGCAGGCCTTACACCTGATAAAAGACTATATCGACTATATCGTTCGCTTGTGGACTTAGTTGGCGTAGCCGAAAGAGAAGAATTAAGCTGA
- the LOC126617928 gene encoding pentatricopeptide repeat-containing protein At2g32630-like isoform X2, producing the protein MSSHKAFKTLKKVFPAEPTFISNQETAEKIVKTLIKSGIQPLKSTSSSLLSSLNPHITNLVLSNPLVLPHSCVKLFNFLQKNPSHKHNLKSHVTLLCRLYQARKFAQMKIVLNVIVTNDNLRCPVSEIASLIEEGPNGMKFAGTLCDMLFRVYAENKMVEEAIGVFDYVGRNGIEIGERSCVVLLLALRKCGRVDSCWRFFDRMVKNGVRITVLTYNTILKAYIGRKDFGGVSEVLRLMEKDGVGYNVVTSTLLIDLFGSSERIEDAQKVFEEMPERGIEPDLYVYTSIINCYCKAGNMERALFLLSECNQRGFAPNEHTYGVLINGACKAGQMEMADILVNEMQSKGIDVNQVVLHTLMDGIVIVILIVINVAIRLRYYCHGIHTYLYMLILLHPGVSTHPRAGASPSRVCSHRIIHSPWIQVRCQSCRVDCIKQSDLYVMCFYTSLHVIVVLEHIDYTQSCSCQKLSVRTRVSA; encoded by the exons ATGTCTTCTCATAAAGCCTTCAAAACGTTGAAGAAAGTCTTCCCCGCAGAGCCCACGTTCATATCGAACCAAGAAACCGCCGAGAAGATTGTCAAAACCCTAATCAAATCAGGCATTCAACCCCTCAAATCAACATCATCATCTCTGCTCTCCAGTCTCAATCCCCACATAACAAACCTAGTCCTCTCAAACCCACTCGTCCTACCACATTCTTGCGTAAAATTATTCAACTTTCTCCAGAAAAATCCATCCCACAAACACAATCTTAAATCCCACGTTACCCTCCTTTGCAGACTTTATCAAGCTAGAAAATTTGCCCAGATGAAGATTGTACTGAATGTTATTGTCACGAATGATAATCTTCGATGCCCGGTTTCCGAAATTGCGTCTCTGATTGAGGAGGGGCCTAATGGGATGAAATTTGCTGGGACATTGTGCGATATGCTGTTCCGGGTTTATGCAGAAAACAAAATGGTTGAGGAAGCTATTGGGGTTTTTGATTATGTGGGCAGGAATGGGATTGAGATTGGAGAAAGGTCCTGCGTTGTGCTTTTGCTTGCATTGAGGAAATGTGGTCGGGTGGATTCATGTTGGAGGTTCTTCGATCGAATGGTCAAAAACGGTGTTCGAATCACGGTTCTTACATATAACACAATTTTGAAAGCATACATTGGAAGGAAGGATTTTGGGGGCGTTAGTGAGGTTCTGAGGTTGATGGAAAAGGATGGTGTGGGTTATAATGTGGTGACATCCACGCTTTTGATTGATTTGTTTGGTAGTTCTGAGAGGATTGAGGATGCTCAAAAGGTGTTTGAGGAAATGCCTGAGAGAGGGATAGAACCAGATTTGTATGTTTATACCTCGATTATTAATTGCTATTGTAAAGCGGGAAATATGGAGAGGGCGTTGTTTCTGCTCAGTGAATGTAATCAAAGGGGGTTTGCACCAAATGAGCATACTTACGGGGTATTGATTAATGGTGCGTGCAAGGCAGGGCAGATGGAGATGGCGGACATCTTGGTGAATGAGATGCAGAGTAAAGGCATTGACGTAAACCAAGTGGTGTTGCATACACTAATGGACGG TATCGTTATAGTGAtattaattgtgataaatgttgCTATACGGTTGcgatattactgtcatggcattcatacatatttgtacatgctcatcttgctgcaccccggtgttagtactcaccCTAGGGCCggggccagtccttcacgtgtatgttcacatcgcatcATTcactcgccttggatccaagttaggtgccagtcctgtcgggtagattgcattaaGCAATCtgacttgtatgtgatgtgcttctacaccagtcttcacgtgatcgtagtactagagcatattgattacacccagtcctgttcatgtcagaaattatctgttcgaactcgtgtgtcagcttag
- the LOC126620016 gene encoding uncharacterized protein LOC126620016 produces the protein MTRSSQTVHILDFNNDFERDLRRKRRHPEPSEPSSSSEAESKFEEEKEEVMAADNRTIKELSASGLTNAAPLCIQYPAAAQGKTDEFELKSSLLHHIPKYHGLSMEEPNKHLKEFEVVCSSMTPINVDGNILMMKAFPFSLLEKAKDWLYELAPGTVTSWDSMKRAFLEKFFPTSRVILLRKRISGIQQDRGESFPSYYERFKSLVASCPQHQMKEELLIQYFYEGLLPMERQMLDASAGGALVDKTPGAAKVLIANRAHNAQQYEGVGQRDPPRPQVNEVSSMPEIQSQLANLTSIVSQLAEGMKIHGPSVCGVCSMQGHANDQCPQLIENGGWESANAVGFGNQNQPRHDPYSNTYNPGWRDHPNFKWWDPQQPQQQGGFRQQPPGFYTKPFVPNQNQVQSAPTTLGMSLDNDQVVKLLTTLTQEVQTQNKERQIQDKRVDNLEK, from the coding sequence atgacgcggagttctcaaactgtgcatatcttggactttaacaacgattttgaacgtgatttgagaagaaagaggaggcatcccgaacctagtgaacctagttcaagttcagaggccgaatctaagtttgaagaagagaaagaagaagttatggcagcagacaatcggaccattaaagagctttcggcctcggggttgaccaatgctgcaccattatgcattcaataccccgcggctgcccaaggcaagaccgatgaattcgagttgaagtcaagcttgttgcaccacattccgaaataccatgggctttccatggaagagcccaacaagcatctcaaggaattcgaggttgtttgttcgagcatgacacccataaaTGTCGACGGGAacattctgatgatgaaggcttttccattctcacttttggaaaaggcgaaggattggctttacgagttagcacccggaacggttacatcttgggatagtatgaaaagagctttcttggagaagtttttcccaacttcaagagtcattctcttgaggaaacggattagtggcatccaacaagatcgaggtgaatcatttccttcttattatgaacgttttaaatcacttgttgcttcttgtccacagcatcaaatgaaggaggagctgctcattcaatacttctacgaaggactccttcccatggaacgccaaatgcttgatgcctcggcgggaggtgcgttggtggataaaactccgggggctgcaaaagttctaattgccaaccgagcacataatgcacaacaatatgaaggtgttggacaaagagaccccccacggccacaagtgaatgaggtaagttctatgcccgaaattcaatcccaattagctaaccttacttctattgtttctcagttggccgagggaatgaagattcatggaccaagtgtgtgtggtgtgtgctctatgcaaggacatgccaatgatcaatgccctcaattgattgagaatggcggttgggaatctgccaatgccgtgggttttgggaaccaaaatcaaccacgccatgatccatactctaatacctacaatccggggtggagggaccatccaaatttcaaatggtgggatcctcaacaaccccaacaacaaggaggatttaggcagcaaccaccgggcttttatacaaagccattcgtccccaatcaaaaccaagtgcaatcTGCCCCAACAACCTTAGgtatgtctttggataatgatcaagttgttaagttacttactactttgacgcaggaagtacaaactcaaaataaggagagacaaatccaagacaaacgggtggacAATTTGGAGAAGTAA
- the LOC126618150 gene encoding uncharacterized protein LOC126618150, with amino-acid sequence MESSLKPFQFHSCWEICKGWVLFEDPPQHRAPTPVFETATSGANMDEDGSPTIQQTRVENPSSGEGSIPRAMGQNKARRLKEKGKANDDYAAQHEVADSLRLIAEQNALEAEERKCRHEERAKQIQEEMDDKNMERNTSNYTPKNKAYFDTKKKKIMTRRQLFTFDYTPTMADDEDDIG; translated from the exons atggagagCAGCTTgaaaccctttcagtttcacagttgttgggaaatttgtaaagggtgggtgttatttgaagatccacctcaacatagagCTCCTACGCCGGTGTTCGAAACTGCAACCTCAGGTGCAAATatggatgaagatggatctcctaccattcaacaaacaagggtagaaaatccaTCTTCGGGTGAAGGTTCCATACCTAGAGCTATGGGACAAAACAAGGCGCGAAGGttgaaggaaaagggcaaggcaaatgatgattacgccgctcaacatgaagtggcggACTCATTGCGATTAATTGCAGAGCAAAATGCCCTTGAGGCGGAAGAAAGGAAGTGTAGGCATGAAGAAcgggccaaacaaatacaagaagagatggatgataagaatatggaaaggaacacttcgaattacactccaaagaataaggcctattttgatacgaaaaaaaaaaaaattatgactcGGCGGCAGTTGTTTACCTTTGAttatactcctacaatggcagatgatgaagatgat ATTGGATGa